Sequence from the Spirochaetae bacterium HGW-Spirochaetae-1 genome:
TTTAGATCAACACATTTTTTCCTGAAATATCAGATTTTGAAAAAAGGGAAGCGGTGATATTCGATCATTGTGATCCCTTACACGCCGCGTACTTCGCAGGTCCGTGTAAAGGTTTCCACATAATCACAGAAGCGGTAAAGCTCGGCGGGTGAATAGGGGCGTATACCCCGGAGTGATTCATCAATAAGGGGAACCGTGGGAACAAACTGCTGGAGGCAGTATTTTTTCACATATCCCAGGGAGAGATGTATTTTTTCCAGGTCCTCGCCAGTGACGAATTCAGGTACGCAGGTGGTTCGCACCTCGTAATCCACACCGCTTTCCTGGATAATGTCAATACTTCGGCGTATGAGGCTGAAATCGACGGATCGCCCCGTGAGAAGGTGATATTTTTCCGGAGAGGTTTTTATATCGATGGCGACATAGTCCACGAGCTTTTTCGATATGAGCCGTTCCAGGACCGCGGGACTCAGTCCATTGGTGTCGAGCTTG
This genomic interval carries:
- a CDS encoding anaerobic ribonucleoside-triphosphate reductase activating protein, with protein sequence MNIRGIFKTSLIDFPGRISAVIFTGGCNLRCRYCHNPELARDSSELDLLQNEEVLSFLRRRKGLIDGVTLTGGEPTLRSDIDAFLEQVRDIPLDIKLDTNGLSPAVLERLISKKLVDYVAIDIKTSPEKYHLLTGRSVDFSLIRRSIDIIQESGVDYEVRTTCVPEFVTGEDLEKIHLSLGYVKKYCLQQFVPTVPLIDESLRGIRPYSPAELYRFCDYVETFTRTCEVRGV